A single region of the Cyanobacteria bacterium FACHB-DQ100 genome encodes:
- the rodA gene encoding rod shape-determining protein RodA, which translates to MFRKRSPSPLRPWLQPWQGMDWYLFGAVLALTLLGSVMLFSVQLTHTEREDWIYHLCIGGLGTFLILALARMRYDVLLRWKWWIYGVTNASLLLVMVMGLEAKGAQRWLGFFGFGIQPSEFAKLGIIVVLAGMLHQRSASTIAMMMKILGVAALPWALVFLQPNLGTSLVFGAITIGMLYWGNANPGWLLLLLSPVVSAILFTTLISKGAFGISAIGLWIATIGLIAWRTLPWRTYGTLVPVVINLVAGGLGQVLWQFVLHDYQKARILMFIDPDQDPLGAGYHLIQSRIAIGAGELTGRGLFRGTQTQLDFIPEQNTDFIFTAVGEELGFIGAIFVLAAYLLICYRLLIIAQNAKDEFGALITVGVFSMILFQMAVNIGMTINLSPVTGIPLPWLSHGNAALLMNFIAIGLVQSVANARQKPKF; encoded by the coding sequence ATGTTTCGCAAAAGATCTCCTTCCCCCCTCAGACCATGGCTCCAACCCTGGCAAGGAATGGACTGGTACTTGTTCGGAGCAGTCCTCGCGCTGACGCTCTTGGGTAGCGTGATGCTGTTTAGCGTTCAACTGACGCACACTGAGCGCGAAGACTGGATCTATCACCTCTGCATCGGTGGGCTAGGAACGTTTCTGATTCTGGCGCTGGCGCGAATGCGCTACGATGTCCTGCTGCGGTGGAAGTGGTGGATTTATGGTGTGACCAATGCCTCGCTGCTGCTCGTGATGGTCATGGGGCTAGAGGCAAAGGGAGCACAGCGTTGGCTCGGATTTTTCGGGTTTGGAATTCAGCCGTCAGAGTTTGCCAAGCTTGGGATCATTGTTGTGCTAGCGGGAATGCTGCACCAGCGATCGGCATCGACGATCGCGATGATGATGAAGATTCTTGGGGTTGCAGCTTTGCCTTGGGCACTGGTGTTTTTGCAGCCGAACTTAGGGACTTCTCTAGTGTTTGGGGCAATTACGATCGGGATGCTGTATTGGGGCAATGCCAATCCCGGCTGGTTGCTGCTGCTGCTGTCTCCGGTCGTATCCGCGATTTTATTTACCACGCTAATCAGCAAAGGAGCGTTCGGCATCTCGGCGATCGGGTTGTGGATTGCGACGATCGGTCTGATCGCTTGGAGAACGCTGCCTTGGCGCACTTATGGAACGCTGGTTCCAGTGGTGATTAATTTAGTTGCAGGTGGACTGGGACAGGTGCTGTGGCAATTTGTGCTGCACGATTATCAGAAGGCGCGAATTCTGATGTTTATTGACCCTGACCAAGATCCGCTGGGAGCGGGGTATCACTTGATTCAATCGCGGATTGCGATCGGGGCGGGAGAACTCACAGGACGCGGATTATTTCGGGGCACTCAGACACAGCTCGACTTTATTCCTGAGCAGAATACAGACTTTATTTTTACTGCGGTTGGTGAAGAATTAGGATTTATCGGCGCAATCTTTGTGCTTGCCGCTTATTTGCTGATTTGCTACCGATTGCTGATTATTGCCCAAAACGCCAAAGATGAGTTTGGCGCACTGATCACAGTGGGTGTATTTTCGATGATTCTGTTTCAGATGGCAGTCAATATTGGCATGACGATTAATCTGTCGCCTGTGACTGGAATTCCTTTGCCGTGGCTGAGTCACGGCA
- a CDS encoding Mrp/NBP35 family ATP-binding protein, with product MLDTLCAESVLEVLKPVQDPELQKSLVALNMIRNVSISGGKVRFTLVLTTPACPLRQFIVEDCERAVKTLPGVESVEVEVTAETPQQKGLPDRTGIDGVKNIIAISSGKGGVGKSSIAVNVAVALAQAGAKVGLIDADIYGPNAPMMLGLEGSGVAVRQTAQGEILEPAFNHGVKLVSMGFLIDKDQPVIWRGPMLNGVIRQFLYQVQWGDLDYLIVDMPPGTGDAQLTLAQAVPMAGAVIVTTPQSVALLDSRRGLKMFQQLNVPVLGIVENMSYFIPPDMPDRQYDIFGSAGGEKTAAELNVPLLGCVPLEIPLRQGGDRGVPIVVGEPDSASAKALTRIAQQIAAKVSVAALA from the coding sequence ATGTTAGATACCCTCTGTGCAGAATCTGTTTTAGAAGTCCTTAAGCCTGTTCAAGATCCCGAACTGCAAAAAAGTTTGGTTGCACTAAACATGATTCGGAATGTGTCGATTTCCGGCGGCAAGGTGCGCTTCACCCTGGTTCTAACGACTCCTGCTTGCCCATTGCGCCAGTTCATCGTCGAAGACTGTGAACGCGCCGTCAAGACCCTCCCTGGCGTGGAATCGGTGGAGGTGGAAGTCACGGCAGAAACGCCGCAGCAGAAAGGATTGCCCGATCGGACTGGAATTGATGGCGTGAAAAACATCATTGCGATTTCGAGCGGTAAAGGGGGAGTTGGTAAAAGCTCGATCGCTGTGAATGTGGCAGTGGCACTCGCCCAAGCCGGCGCAAAAGTGGGGTTGATCGATGCTGACATCTACGGACCCAATGCTCCAATGATGTTGGGTCTGGAAGGATCAGGCGTTGCGGTGCGCCAAACGGCTCAAGGCGAGATCCTAGAACCTGCTTTCAATCACGGCGTTAAGCTTGTCTCAATGGGATTTCTAATCGACAAAGACCAGCCTGTGATCTGGCGAGGCCCGATGCTGAACGGTGTGATTCGCCAATTTCTCTATCAGGTGCAATGGGGTGACTTGGATTATCTCATCGTCGATATGCCTCCCGGTACCGGAGATGCCCAATTGACGCTGGCACAAGCCGTTCCGATGGCAGGAGCAGTCATCGTCACCACGCCTCAATCGGTCGCATTGCTTGATTCTCGACGCGGCTTAAAGATGTTCCAGCAGCTAAACGTGCCAGTGTTAGGAATTGTTGAGAACATGAGCTACTTTATTCCACCGGATATGCCCGATCGTCAGTACGACATTTTCGGATCAGCAGGTGGCGAAAAAACCGCAGCAGAATTAAACGTGCCGCTCTTGGGCTGTGTACCGCTCGAAATTCCGTTGCGTCAGGGGGGCGATCGAGGAGTGCCGATCGTCGTGGGTGAACCCGATTCTGCCTCGGCAAAAGCGCTAACTCGGATTGCTCAGCAAATTGCTGCTAAAGTATCCGTGGCAGCCCTCGCTTAA
- a CDS encoding SRPBCC family protein has protein sequence MLNFPWRLVNRRRRRVQSTLARTYQAISSASVDDLWKKVIDLADVSWHPLISKTNVPRGQVAKPGLIYEAVTRLGPFPIRIFVERVEPRELLSIRIMAIPGIEERIRYEVKSMVSGTSIAYSVTLQGWLSPLIWSIIKPYAARVAEDLAHAAEQPIDSKSTQASCFDF, from the coding sequence ATGCTGAACTTTCCTTGGAGATTGGTTAATCGCAGGCGGCGACGGGTGCAATCCACTCTGGCTCGAACCTATCAAGCGATTAGTTCAGCCTCTGTAGATGATTTGTGGAAGAAAGTGATTGATTTGGCAGATGTCTCTTGGCATCCGTTAATCTCCAAAACGAATGTGCCGCGTGGACAGGTGGCAAAACCAGGATTGATTTACGAAGCAGTGACGCGCCTTGGCCCCTTTCCAATTCGGATTTTTGTGGAGCGAGTTGAGCCGAGAGAGTTGCTCAGCATCAGAATTATGGCGATTCCAGGCATCGAAGAACGAATTCGATATGAAGTGAAATCGATGGTTTCGGGAACCAGTATCGCTTATTCGGTAACGCTGCAAGGCTGGTTGTCGCCGTTAATCTGGTCGATCATCAAGCCTTACGCGGCGCGAGTGGCAGAGGATCTCGCACATGCAGCCGAACAGCCGATCGACTCCAAATCCACTCAAGCTAGCTGTTTCGATTTCTAA